A portion of the Flavobacterium magnum genome contains these proteins:
- a CDS encoding Gfo/Idh/MocA family oxidoreductase: MQKIRTALLSYGMSGKVFHAPFLSVHPGFELLGSWERSHRNIHSDYPETKSYASPEALLDDNPDLVVVNTPVATHYEYAKRMLQAGKHVLVEKSFTATVAEAKELQKIARDKGLKLAVFHNRRWDSDFMTVKDVIAKDMLGDIVEAEFHFDRYNPTLSPKMHKETVNSGSGVLKDLGSHLIDQALFLFGMPEAVFADIRVTRAQSVVDDWFDLSLYYPRLRVRLKAGFFVREMVPSFVVHGKNGSFLKPRGDVQEEDLKLGKKVTAKDWGTEPRSREGLLHTEFDGKIIREFLPTLHGNYFYFFDALYGSLTEDKPEPVTAQEGINVMAVIEAAIKSSQSRKVVAVEN; encoded by the coding sequence ATGCAAAAGATCAGAACAGCGTTGCTTTCCTACGGTATGTCGGGCAAGGTATTCCACGCACCTTTCCTCAGTGTCCATCCCGGTTTTGAACTTCTTGGCAGCTGGGAACGGTCGCATCGGAACATCCATTCAGATTATCCCGAAACAAAAAGCTATGCCTCCCCGGAAGCGCTACTCGATGACAATCCCGACCTCGTGGTTGTCAATACGCCCGTAGCGACGCATTATGAATATGCAAAAAGGATGCTGCAGGCCGGAAAGCACGTGTTGGTTGAAAAATCGTTTACCGCAACGGTTGCCGAAGCCAAAGAACTTCAAAAAATTGCCCGGGACAAAGGCCTTAAACTTGCGGTGTTTCATAACCGCCGCTGGGATAGCGATTTCATGACGGTGAAAGATGTCATTGCCAAGGATATGCTGGGAGACATCGTTGAAGCTGAATTCCATTTCGACCGATACAATCCTACCTTAAGCCCGAAAATGCACAAGGAAACTGTAAATTCCGGATCCGGCGTACTGAAAGACCTGGGTTCTCACCTGATCGACCAGGCGCTGTTTCTTTTTGGGATGCCCGAAGCGGTTTTTGCTGACATCAGGGTGACCCGTGCACAATCCGTCGTTGACGACTGGTTCGACCTGTCGTTGTACTACCCGCGACTGCGCGTCCGACTCAAAGCTGGTTTTTTTGTTAGGGAAATGGTGCCCTCATTTGTGGTACATGGTAAAAACGGCTCGTTCCTGAAACCCCGCGGCGACGTGCAGGAAGAAGATTTAAAACTCGGAAAAAAAGTCACCGCAAAGGACTGGGGTACTGAACCGCGAAGCCGCGAAGGGTTGCTACACACCGAATTCGACGGGAAAATCATCCGCGAATTCCTGCCCACACTGCATGGGAATTACTTTTATTTTTTTGATGCCTTATACGGGTCGCTGACTGAAGACAAACCGGAGCCGGTGACAGCACAGGAAGGGATTAATGTGATGGCCGTCATCGAAGCGGCAATCAAAAGCAGTCAATCCCGAAAGGTTGTGGCTGTAGAGAATTAA
- a CDS encoding M1 family aminopeptidase has product MKYYYPLFLLFAMQILSAQKVGDGLNGIAEAEMKSAAQVMNFVVNPNTTNYDITYQKLEFTVDPAVYFITGKVTTTFTALSPMTTVVFDLTNQLTVSSVKRNNIALSFTQNNNNEVVITLPGGLAAGASTTVEISYSGAPAQDNDAFTTETHDGTPVLFTLSEPYGAQDWWPCKQDLNDKINNIDVYITAPSQYVSVSNGVQVGTTTAGTSKTTHFHHGHPIPAYLVAIAVTNYSVYTQTAGTAPNTFPIVNYVYPEDLASNIDNLAQTVPIMDLYEQLFETYPFADEKYGHAQFGWGGGMEHTTVSFMVNFGRGLIAHELGHQWFGDKVTCGSWKDIWLNEGFATYLAALVIRDFDGEAAFTMEKSNMINNITSQPGGAVYLSDTDLFSVNRIFSGRLSYNKGAMVINMLRLKMGDTAFFQGLKNYLADPNLAYAYATTADLQAHLEATYGQSLTEFFNDWVYNQGYPSYSITAHNQSLGVVKFTVSQTQSHASVAFFEMPLPVRVYGAAGQYMDLVLNNTANNQVFLENVPFAVTDVAFDVNKDIISAGNNVALGMKDFGTAAVQLYPNPAESQLRLEIPEGMEVKQTIFYNAVGQTVQSTTSQTIWDVSSFAAGVYFIAVTTDSGTRTIRFVKR; this is encoded by the coding sequence ATGAAATATTATTACCCACTCTTCCTATTGTTTGCGATGCAAATTCTGAGCGCACAGAAAGTTGGCGACGGATTAAACGGCATTGCAGAAGCCGAAATGAAGTCGGCGGCCCAAGTGATGAACTTCGTGGTCAACCCCAATACCACCAATTACGACATTACCTACCAGAAGCTCGAATTCACGGTGGATCCGGCAGTTTATTTTATAACCGGGAAAGTGACGACAACCTTCACGGCGCTGTCACCGATGACCACCGTGGTTTTCGACCTGACGAACCAACTTACGGTGAGTTCGGTAAAACGCAACAATATCGCATTGTCATTTACGCAAAACAACAACAATGAGGTGGTGATCACTTTGCCGGGCGGACTCGCAGCGGGAGCTTCAACGACGGTGGAAATCTCTTATTCGGGCGCCCCGGCGCAGGATAATGATGCGTTCACTACAGAAACGCATGACGGCACCCCGGTGCTTTTTACACTGTCCGAGCCTTACGGGGCACAGGACTGGTGGCCCTGCAAGCAGGACCTGAATGACAAGATCAACAACATCGATGTATACATCACCGCGCCTTCGCAGTATGTGAGTGTGTCGAATGGCGTGCAGGTCGGGACCACGACTGCAGGAACCAGCAAAACGACGCATTTTCATCACGGTCATCCCATTCCGGCCTATCTCGTAGCCATTGCAGTGACCAATTACAGTGTGTACACGCAAACGGCGGGCACGGCACCGAATACCTTTCCGATTGTGAATTACGTTTACCCTGAGGACCTTGCTTCAAACATAGATAACCTCGCACAGACCGTGCCGATTATGGATTTGTATGAACAGCTTTTCGAGACCTACCCTTTCGCCGATGAGAAATACGGCCATGCGCAATTTGGATGGGGTGGCGGCATGGAGCATACGACAGTATCCTTTATGGTCAATTTCGGAAGGGGATTGATCGCGCACGAATTGGGCCACCAGTGGTTTGGAGACAAGGTGACCTGCGGCTCATGGAAGGACATTTGGCTTAACGAAGGTTTTGCTACTTATCTGGCCGCTTTGGTGATCAGGGATTTTGACGGCGAGGCGGCCTTTACGATGGAAAAATCAAATATGATCAACAACATCACCTCGCAGCCTGGTGGCGCGGTATACCTGAGCGACACCGACTTATTCAGTGTAAACCGGATTTTCAGCGGCCGGCTGAGTTACAACAAAGGCGCCATGGTCATCAATATGCTTCGTCTTAAAATGGGCGACACGGCTTTCTTTCAGGGCTTAAAAAATTATCTGGCGGACCCAAACCTGGCCTACGCGTACGCCACTACAGCTGATTTACAGGCACACCTTGAAGCCACTTACGGGCAAAGCCTGACTGAATTTTTCAATGATTGGGTGTACAATCAGGGTTATCCTTCTTATTCGATTACGGCACACAACCAAAGTCTTGGTGTGGTTAAATTTACAGTCAGCCAGACGCAGTCGCATGCCTCTGTCGCTTTTTTTGAAATGCCACTTCCTGTGAGGGTGTATGGCGCAGCGGGGCAATACATGGATCTCGTGCTGAATAATACGGCAAACAACCAGGTCTTCCTTGAGAATGTACCGTTTGCAGTGACCGATGTGGCGTTCGACGTCAATAAAGACATTATTTCGGCCGGGAACAATGTCGCATTAGGAATGAAAGATTTTGGCACGGCAGCAGTGCAACTGTATCCAAATCCGGCAGAAAGCCAGCTTAGGCTTGAGATTCCCGAAGGCATGGAGGTGAAGCAAACCATTTTCTATAACGCGGTAGGTCAAACGGTGCAGTCCACCACTTCGCAAACGATTTGGGATGTGTCTTCGTTTGCTGCCGGGGTTTATTTTATTGCGGTAACGACCGATTCAGGAACCAGAACGATCCGGTTTGTAAAACGATAA
- the serS gene encoding serine--tRNA ligase, with protein sequence MLQIAFIRENQEKVVKALAKRNIDMASVVADVIALDEKRRATQAALDNTLAESNKLSRDIGELMKGGEKAKAAILKEKTLSLKESSKELSEQLDAFAAELTEKLYTIPNLPADLVPEGKTPDDNLNVFQEGDIPVLHEGAQPHWELVKKYDIIDFELGNKITGAGFPVYKGKGARLQRALITYFLDKNTAAGYQEYQVPHLVNEASGYGTGQLPDKEGQMYHDKTDDLYLIPTAEVPVTNLFRDVILTENELPVLATAYTPCFRREAGSYGAHVRGLNRLHQFDKVEIVRVEHPEKSYEALEGMVEHVKTLLQELKLPYRILRLCGGDMGFASAMTYDFEVFSTAQDRWLEISSVSNFETFQSNRLKLRYRDKDGKNHLAHTLNGSSLALPRVLAGILENYQTPEGIVIPEVLRPYTGFDIID encoded by the coding sequence ATGTTACAGATCGCATTTATCAGGGAAAATCAGGAGAAGGTCGTAAAAGCATTGGCGAAACGAAACATTGATATGGCATCGGTCGTAGCCGATGTGATCGCATTGGACGAAAAGCGCCGCGCCACACAGGCCGCGCTCGACAATACTTTGGCTGAATCCAACAAGTTATCCCGTGATATCGGCGAGCTGATGAAAGGCGGAGAGAAGGCAAAAGCAGCAATCCTGAAGGAAAAAACCCTGTCATTAAAGGAAAGCAGCAAAGAACTTTCAGAGCAGCTTGACGCGTTCGCTGCGGAGCTCACCGAAAAATTATATACGATCCCAAACCTTCCTGCTGATCTGGTTCCTGAAGGGAAAACCCCTGATGACAATCTGAATGTATTTCAGGAAGGCGATATTCCGGTATTGCACGAAGGCGCACAGCCGCACTGGGAGCTCGTCAAAAAATACGACATCATCGATTTCGAACTCGGCAATAAAATTACCGGTGCCGGTTTTCCCGTCTACAAAGGCAAAGGTGCCAGGCTCCAACGCGCGCTGATTACTTATTTCCTTGACAAAAATACCGCGGCGGGCTACCAGGAGTACCAGGTTCCCCATTTGGTAAACGAAGCGTCAGGGTACGGTACAGGCCAGTTGCCCGACAAGGAAGGGCAGATGTACCATGACAAGACCGATGATTTGTATCTCATCCCAACAGCGGAAGTTCCGGTAACAAACCTTTTCCGTGATGTGATCTTAACCGAAAACGAGCTGCCGGTTTTGGCCACAGCCTACACACCGTGTTTCCGACGGGAAGCCGGGTCATACGGTGCGCACGTGCGCGGACTAAACCGCCTGCACCAGTTCGACAAGGTGGAAATCGTCCGTGTCGAGCACCCCGAAAAATCATACGAAGCTTTGGAAGGCATGGTCGAACATGTCAAGACGCTGTTGCAGGAACTGAAACTACCTTACCGTATCCTGCGCCTCTGCGGCGGCGACATGGGTTTTGCGTCGGCAATGACTTACGACTTTGAGGTGTTTTCAACGGCACAGGACCGCTGGCTCGAGATCAGTTCAGTGTCCAATTTTGAAACGTTCCAGTCCAACAGACTGAAATTGCGTTACCGCGATAAGGACGGCAAAAACCATCTGGCACATACCTTGAACGGAAGTTCGCTGGCGTTGCCGCGCGTGCTGGCCGGAATCCTTGAAAATTACCAGACGCCCGAAGGCATTGTTATACCGGAAGTACTTCGTCCGTATACCGGATTTGACATCATCGATTAA